Proteins found in one Amycolatopsis aidingensis genomic segment:
- a CDS encoding alpha/beta fold hydrolase, whose protein sequence is MPKARLHDGSTIDLEIHGAGPTLLLPVDPRPAEGQQAEEMRRWGTDPALGRSLIDGLSDAFRVVAFGYEAQVLAEPKPETLTPANIVHDLLAVADAAGAERFGYYGYSWLAMTGLQLAIRTDRIAALAMGGFPPLGGPYPEMLRVTTATRELALAAGTKPAVAPGTDEQDQSKVSDRQDYDWSTVEVSMTEPQTRQFVTLYEALRDFDDLAAQDRIGCPRLCFVGSADEIRYGERWGNVRVDMAGPVTGRRAELEQLGWEVHVLDGLDHMGAMQAERVLPVLRPWLVTALTGG, encoded by the coding sequence ATGCCCAAGGCACGACTGCATGACGGCAGCACCATCGACCTGGAGATACACGGAGCAGGCCCGACCCTGCTGCTGCCGGTCGACCCTCGACCGGCCGAAGGGCAGCAGGCCGAGGAGATGCGCAGGTGGGGAACCGATCCGGCGCTGGGCCGATCACTCATCGACGGCCTCAGCGACGCGTTTCGCGTGGTCGCGTTCGGCTACGAGGCGCAGGTACTGGCCGAGCCCAAACCGGAGACCCTCACCCCGGCGAACATCGTGCACGACCTCCTCGCCGTGGCCGATGCGGCAGGAGCCGAGCGGTTCGGCTACTACGGCTACTCCTGGCTGGCCATGACCGGGCTGCAACTCGCGATCCGCACCGACCGCATCGCCGCGCTCGCCATGGGCGGGTTCCCCCCGCTCGGCGGGCCGTATCCGGAGATGCTGCGGGTCACCACGGCAACGAGGGAGCTGGCGCTGGCCGCGGGAACGAAACCGGCAGTCGCACCGGGCACGGACGAACAGGACCAGTCGAAGGTGTCGGACCGGCAGGACTATGACTGGTCAACGGTGGAGGTGTCGATGACCGAGCCACAGACCCGTCAGTTCGTCACACTCTACGAAGCCCTCAGGGACTTCGACGATCTCGCCGCCCAGGACCGGATCGGCTGCCCCAGGTTGTGTTTCGTCGGCTCGGCCGACGAGATCCGCTACGGCGAGCGGTGGGGCAACGTCCGGGTGGACATGGCGGGTCCGGTCACCGGCAGGCGCGCCGAACTGGAGCAGCTCGGCTGGGAGGTGCATGTCCTCGATGGGCTGGACCACATGGGGGCCATGCAGGCGGAGCGGGTCCTGCCGGTGCTGCGGCCGTGGCTGGTCACCGCGCTGACCGGCGGGTGA
- a CDS encoding AfsR/SARP family transcriptional regulator — MDFRILGPVEVEGPGGRLRVRGAKTTALLAALLSEPNRVVSVERLLELVWGDDPSGGTANTVHVSVSRLRRMLTAEQPDRQLRIVTHSTGYSLRVEPGELDLEIFRQHVQDGRSAATSGNFERAKEAFEAAVATWRGPALSTVQRPFATSLAAALNDERLDAQEWLFEARLALGEAADLIAEIRNLLTANPLRERLHGLLMLALYRAGRQADALEAFREAREVLVSELGIEPGSDLQLLHQRILTRDQTLASGSPSGAAAGTHLPRQLPADVPRFVGRETELSRLESMLARQAANSMGIMVIAGAAGMGKTALAVHWAHRVRDRFPDGELFVDFRGYTSDAPMEPTEVLARFLRALGIPPPQVPVDLDEQAALYRSLLSGKRMLVVLDNVSSADQVRPLLPGTPDCLVVVTSRNDLRGLSVMHDAHSLVLDALTPVEAIGLLSRMVGEQRVAEEPESAASVTRLCGRLPLALRIVAANISARPWLRLTSAAAELAEGNPLRQLEIPGDPELAVGTAFEHSFARLDPASQRLFGVLGRVPGPDFSSEAVAALVDQPHEYAVRGLERLAIAHLIEPSAPGRYRFHDLLRHYAVERVPPEEFCGNDAVEAALDRLLDWYLQTAYRATGVLNRHAQRIFQLEPPKSALPPLEFAGYEEALAWCERERANLVAAVRCAAESGRNALAWQLPAALWYFFFFRRHLTDWLTTHELGLAAAKRQRDRYAEAWMRNGLGGALRELRRYEEAIENCCRAREISSDIGDRRGESANLHNLGEAYHRVGRFSEALDCCQQALEIRREVGDEWGEAADLMLLGQVSRLLGRLEEALGYCRSALALWRKVGLRLGEAITLNNIGEICRADERFDEAVEYYREALAIRRAVGDRWGEGETLDNLGHALAHIGRRAEAGDCWRQALTIFTEQRHPRAATVGAQLQELDDPGTA; from the coding sequence GTGGATTTCCGAATTCTGGGCCCGGTCGAGGTCGAGGGTCCCGGTGGCCGGTTGCGGGTCCGGGGGGCGAAGACCACCGCGTTGCTCGCGGCCCTGCTCAGCGAGCCGAACCGGGTGGTGTCCGTCGAGCGGCTGCTGGAGCTGGTGTGGGGGGACGACCCGAGCGGCGGCACGGCCAACACCGTGCACGTCTCGGTGTCCAGGCTGCGCCGGATGCTGACGGCGGAACAACCGGATCGTCAGTTACGGATAGTCACACATTCCACCGGCTACTCCCTGCGGGTGGAACCGGGTGAGCTTGACCTGGAGATATTCCGGCAGCACGTGCAGGATGGCAGATCCGCGGCTACCAGCGGTAACTTCGAGCGGGCCAAGGAGGCATTCGAGGCGGCGGTGGCGACCTGGCGGGGGCCCGCGCTGTCGACCGTGCAGCGGCCGTTCGCCACCTCCCTGGCGGCCGCGTTGAACGACGAACGGCTGGACGCGCAGGAGTGGCTGTTCGAGGCCCGGCTCGCCCTCGGCGAGGCCGCCGACCTGATCGCCGAGATCCGCAACCTGCTCACCGCCAATCCGCTCCGGGAGCGGCTGCATGGCCTGCTGATGCTCGCGCTGTACCGGGCCGGGCGGCAGGCGGATGCGCTGGAGGCCTTCCGGGAGGCACGGGAGGTGCTGGTCAGCGAGCTCGGCATCGAGCCGGGCTCCGACCTGCAACTGCTGCACCAGCGGATTCTCACCAGGGACCAGACCCTGGCCAGCGGCTCCCCTTCCGGGGCTGCCGCGGGTACGCACCTGCCCCGGCAGCTGCCTGCCGACGTGCCGCGGTTCGTCGGCAGGGAGACCGAGCTGAGCAGGCTGGAGTCCATGCTGGCGCGGCAGGCCGCGAACTCGATGGGGATCATGGTCATCGCCGGTGCCGCCGGCATGGGCAAGACCGCGCTCGCCGTGCACTGGGCGCACCGGGTCCGCGACCGGTTCCCCGACGGTGAGCTGTTCGTGGACTTCCGCGGCTACACCTCGGACGCGCCGATGGAGCCGACCGAAGTGCTGGCCCGCTTCCTCCGTGCGCTGGGCATTCCACCGCCGCAGGTCCCGGTGGACCTGGACGAGCAGGCCGCGCTGTACCGGTCCCTGCTGTCCGGTAAGCGCATGCTGGTCGTGCTGGACAACGTCTCCTCGGCGGACCAGGTACGCCCGCTGCTGCCCGGCACCCCGGACTGCCTTGTCGTTGTCACCAGCCGGAACGACCTGCGCGGGCTTTCGGTGATGCACGACGCGCACAGCCTCGTGCTGGACGCGCTCACCCCGGTGGAGGCGATCGGCCTGCTCTCCCGGATGGTCGGGGAGCAGCGGGTGGCCGAAGAGCCCGAGTCGGCCGCCTCGGTCACCCGGTTGTGCGGGCGTCTCCCGCTGGCCCTGCGAATCGTGGCTGCGAACATCTCGGCCCGGCCATGGTTGCGGCTGACCAGCGCGGCCGCCGAGCTCGCCGAGGGCAATCCGCTGCGTCAGCTGGAGATCCCCGGGGACCCGGAGCTGGCCGTCGGCACCGCCTTCGAGCACTCCTTCGCGCGGCTCGATCCGGCCAGCCAGCGGCTGTTCGGGGTGCTCGGCCGCGTGCCCGGCCCGGACTTCAGTTCCGAGGCGGTCGCCGCACTGGTCGACCAGCCGCACGAGTACGCGGTCCGTGGTCTGGAACGGCTGGCCATCGCCCACCTCATCGAGCCGTCCGCGCCCGGCCGGTACCGGTTTCACGATCTGCTCCGGCACTACGCGGTGGAGCGGGTCCCGCCCGAGGAGTTCTGCGGCAACGATGCGGTCGAGGCGGCACTGGACCGGTTGCTCGACTGGTACCTGCAGACGGCCTACCGGGCGACCGGGGTACTGAACCGGCATGCGCAGCGGATCTTCCAGCTCGAGCCGCCGAAATCGGCGCTGCCGCCCCTGGAGTTCGCCGGGTACGAGGAGGCGCTGGCCTGGTGCGAGCGGGAGCGGGCGAACCTGGTCGCCGCCGTGCGGTGCGCCGCCGAGTCCGGCCGGAACGCCCTTGCCTGGCAGCTGCCTGCCGCGCTCTGGTACTTCTTCTTTTTCCGCAGACATCTGACGGACTGGCTGACCACGCACGAGCTCGGGCTCGCCGCCGCGAAACGGCAGCGCGACCGGTACGCCGAGGCGTGGATGCGCAACGGCCTCGGCGGCGCGCTGCGTGAGCTGCGCCGTTACGAGGAGGCGATCGAGAACTGCTGCCGGGCTCGCGAGATCTCCAGCGATATCGGAGATCGCCGGGGCGAGAGCGCGAACCTGCACAACCTGGGCGAGGCCTATCACCGGGTGGGGCGGTTCTCCGAGGCGTTGGACTGCTGCCAGCAGGCGCTGGAGATCCGCCGCGAGGTCGGCGACGAGTGGGGAGAGGCCGCCGATCTGATGCTGCTCGGGCAGGTCTCCCGGTTGCTCGGCAGGCTGGAGGAGGCCCTCGGCTACTGCCGGTCCGCCCTGGCCCTGTGGCGTAAGGTCGGCCTGCGCCTCGGCGAGGCCATTACGTTGAACAACATTGGCGAGATCTGCCGGGCCGACGAGCGGTTCGATGAGGCCGTCGAGTACTACCGGGAGGCACTGGCCATCCGGCGGGCGGTCGGCGACCGGTGGGGCGAGGGTGAGACGTTGGACAACCTCGGCCACGCACTGGCCCATATCGGGCGCAGGGCCGAGGCGGGCGACTGCTGGCGCCAGGCACTCACGATCTTCACCGAGCAGCGCCACCCCCGGGCGGCCACCGTGGGCGCCCAGTTGCAGGAACTCGACGATCCCGGGACGGCCTGA